ATTCTCACCGCCTGCATTAAAAATATATCCACTTTTTCCATAAATAAAGAATGATAATTCAAAATTTTTGTATCTAAAAGTATTTGTTAATCCCCCAATATATTTTGGATTAGTGCTTCCGATTACTACACGATCATTATTAGCATCAATTTTATAATCTCCATTTTGATCGACCGGTCTTGCGTTACCAAATGTAAAAACCGGAGTTGCTGAAAAAGCATTAAACTTAGCCATTTCCGCAGCATCTTCTGGTTTCCAAATGCCATTTGATGCATAACCATAAACTACATTTTGCGATTCTCCAATAAATAAACTGCTTAAAATATCATTACCATTTTGTAATTTCACAACTTCACTTTCCTGATATGATGCACTTAAATTTGAACTCCACTCAAAATCTTTTGCTTTTACGTTTATAGTATTTAATGTAAGTTCTACCCCGTTTCCTTTAGTTTCTCCTACATTTTTAAAAGTATCCTTAAAACCTGTAACCGGAGGTATGGTTGCTTTTAATATCAAATCAGTTGTACTACTAGTATAATACTCTAAAGATCCGGCTATTCTGCTATTTATAAAAGAGAAATCAATACCGTAGTTAAACTGTTTTGTTTTTTCCCATCCTAAATCTGGATTTCCTAAAGTTGGATGATTTACCAATCCAGAACCTAAAGGGTAAACAATACCCGTGAATCGTGTTTGTGTATCATAAGGATTAACAGAAGCGTTACCAGTTATACCAAAACCAGCTCTAAGTTTTAATTGGTTTATCCAGGAAACATCTTTTAAAAAGCTCTCTTGATTTAGATTCCATGCTAATGAGAGACTTGGGAAAAAATCCCATTTGTTTCCTTCTGCTAATTGTGATGCACCATCAAAACGTCCAGATGCTGTAAGTAAATATTTATCATTATAACCGTAAGTAACCCTTCCCATGTATGATAATAAACCTGACTCTATTAAACTAGAAGAATAATTACTAAGAGTTACATTAGCCGGGGTCAAAGCATTCCATTTGTTTTCAGGATTTTTAATATCATTTGCAGCCATCTGACTGTCTTCATAATTATAAACAGTTTTACTCTGTAAAAATGTCACGCCTAAATCGTGTTTGCCAAAAGATTTATTATAAAAAAGTAAATTATCCAAAGTATACGAAATTGTTTGCGCCTTAATTAATGATGCACTGCTTTTCCCACCAGTTGAAGAAGATTTGCCATCTAAATAAGCACCATCACGATATGAAGTAATATCTGGTCCAAAATTTAATCTGTATTTTAGACCATCTAATGCAGGAATAAGTTTGCCTATATCCACTTGTCCATAAAAACTACCAAATGCTCTTAAAGTAATACGTTGGTCCTGAGAATACTTATCTTCATCAACAACCGTTCTGATTGTATTATCTCCTCCTGGAAAATCAATTCTATTACCATTACTGTCATAAGGAACTGCATAAGGTAAATTTTGACGCGCCGAATTATATATACCAGTTGTACCATTAACCGACGTCCTTCCAATATTAGATTGTCCGTATTCATTTACACTATAACTTGTATTAATATTAGCCCCCATTGAAAACCAATTTGTTGGAGTTATATCTACATTAGCAATACCAGAATAGCGTTTAAAACTTTGTCCTTTTAATGTTCCTGTACTTCCTGTATAACCAAAAGAACCATATCCCTTCATTTTTTCAGTCCCTCCACTAACAGCAATCGTATGCTGCTGTGTAATTCCTGTGCGGGTAACAAACTTAGTCCAGTCTGTTGTTGCCACTTTAGAACCATCCCATACATCTTTACCGTTAGAATCCTTACTCCAACCTTTCAAAATATTTGCCCATGCAGAAGGATCAGATGATGCTAAGAAAATATTTGCATCATTAGTTGGATTAGGATTATCTCCTTTTGGAGTAGTGGTTGGAGCGGCATAATATCTTGACCATCTACGAAACTCAATGTATTCTCCTGCTGACATCATCGGAGCATTTTCATGAATCTCTTCAGTAGTAACTGCAGTGCTATAATTTAAAGTAAATTTGCCATTTTTACCTTTTTTAGTAGTTACAATAATAACTCCATTAGCACCACGGGAACCATAAATAGCAGTCGCGGATGCATCTTTTAAAACATCGATTGACTCAATATCAGTAGGATTCAAGAAGTCAATACCTCCAGCATTTGAATCACTGGAATTAGCTATTGTTTGACCTAATGCCCCAGACAAAGGCTTGCCATTTATCGGAACGCCATCAACTACATAAAGAGGTGCATTTGAAGCTGAAATAGAACGAGGCGCACGAATAGTAACTTTACCTACTGTGCCAGGACGTTCATTTGATGTAATATCTACCCCGGCAGCCTTTCCCTGCATTGCCTGAACAGCATTTTGAACTGGTCTGGAATTTATTACCTCAGAACTTACGCTCACAATTGATCCCGTAAGATCTTTTTTCTTCTTTACCCCATACCCAACAACAACAACTTCTTCTAGGGAATTATCTAACTCCTTCATTTCAATATTATACACTCCGGCCTGAGTAATAATCTTTTCTTCTGTCTTAAAACCTATAAAGCTAAATACAAGAGTTGTTCCTGAGGAAACGTTAATTGTATAGCTACCATCCAAGTCAGAACTCGTTCCTTTTTGAGTTCCCTTAATAAGTACATTAACGCCCGGTACCGGAAGCCCCGAAGCATCTTTAATAACCCCTTTTACCGTTGTATTCTGCGCATAACCAGATACCTGTAATAATACAAATACCGTTATAGCCAACAGAAGGCTAAATCTGTTTTTCATAAAGTTAATTTTGGTTAATTGATAGTTAGTTTATTACATTATTAAAATCTACATTCTTATTAATTCATTTTAAATTCAATTACTTTAAGTGTTAAAATCCACAAAATAGTTTCCTACAAAAAGGATTAACAAAACTAAAATGTTAAAAAAAATTACTAAGAAAAAAGAATCAATTATGCAATCGATTACACAAATGTATTATTTTTTTTTATAATAAAATAAATAAGTTAAAATTATATTTAATAATTAATTAATTATCAATAAAAATAAATATAAACCAAATAACGAATAAAATAATATTCAAAAAAATAGATAAATTATCATAATATGTAATCGATAACATTATTTATAAACTGCAAACATTAAGGAAATCTTACAAATAAAAACAAAAAACCGTCCATGTTATGAACATGCCCCAAAAAGTTAGACACTATTTGGGGCATTTTTTATGAACAGAAAAGTAAAATTCAATTATGCATTTAAGTTAGAATGTGTAGAATTAGTTTTAAAGAAACATTATTCGAACGTGTATGTTTCAAGATTGAAGGGTTTGGACGAGTCCAATATCCGTAAATGGGTAGCTTTTTATAAAGCATACGGCAAAGACGGCTTATTACCTAGAAGGAATCATAATTATACGGTTGATTTTAAGTTAAAGGTTCTAAAAGCCATTAAAAAAGAATCACTTTCCTTACGCGAGACCTCGGTGAAGTTTAATATTGCCGATGCAGCTATTCTGTTAAAATGGCAAAAAGATTTTGCTAACTTTGGAGTTGAAGCATTACAACCAAAACCCAAAGGCAGGCCCAAATCTATGAGCAATTTCAAACGTAAAAAACGCAAATCAGACAAGCCATTATCCAGGGAAGAAGAACTTCTCTTGGAAATTGAAGCCCTGCGCTGTGAGAACGATTTGCTAAAAAAGCTACAAGCCTTAATTCAAGCCGAAGAAGCAGCCAAAAAGCGCAAGCCATAATGGAATTAAGGCATTTATATGATTTAGATTTACTTTTGAATCGTACTAATATGGCACGTAGCAGTTTTTACTACTATGAAAAACAAAACAAATCTGTGGATAAGTATCAAATCATAAAAGAATTTATAAAATCCATTTATCACAAGCACAAAGGTCGTTATGGCTATAGAAGAATTACCGACGAATTGAACAATAAAGGGATAACTATCAATCATAAAACAGTTTTCAGATTGATGAAGCTATTAGGGCTAAAAAGCATTATTAGAATAAAGAAATATAAATCATATAAAGGGGAACAGGGCAAAATCGCACCTAATATTTTGGAACGCAATTTTAAATCAGAAGCTCCAAATAAAAAATGGGCAACCGACATAACCGAGTTTAATGTATCAGGAAAAAAACTATATTTATCGCCTATTATAGACTTATTCAACCAAAATTATCAGTTATGAGCTAGCGGAACGACCCGTATTTAGTCAAGTGGTCGTGATGTTAAAAAAAGCATTTAAGAAAATACCAAACAATACTAATTTGACCTTACATTCTGATCAAGGCTGGCAATACCAAATGAAACAATACCAGCATTTATTGAAAAAAAAGGAATCGTACAGAGTATGTCCAGAAAAGGGAATTGTCTGGATAATGCGATTATAGAAAACTTCTTCGGGATATTAAAATCCGAATTGTTTTACCTTAAAAAGTACAGTTCTATAAGTCAATTAAAACAAGATATCGAAAATTATATTATCTATTACAATAGAGAAAGAATCAAGTCAAATTTAAACAAAATGAGCCCGATACAATATCGAGCTCATCATTATCAAAATTAATTATAAATTTGTCTAAACTTTTGGGTGCAGTCTATTATTGGACGGTTTTTTCTACAACAAAACAAATATTCTTTGAAACTTATTTATATTAATCATAGCCTAAGTTTTGATCATATAAACCAGGTACTGCCAGCATCTCCTGCAATGGAATTGGATAAAGCAACATATTTGCATCGATAGTCCTAATTTTATTACCTGTATCTTCTGCAGCTTTCCATGCATTCATAATTGTTATAGCCTTACCGGACCTGATTAAATCAAACCATCTTGTTCCTTCTGAAAAGAACTCTTTTCTTCTTTCCTCAAATAACTGATCCAAAGTAACATTAGAAGCATTTGCTGTTACTCCCGCCCTTATTCTTACCTGATTTACAATTCCATCTACATCTGCCTGGGTTCCACCTCCTCCATGAAGTGTACATTCAGCCATAAGCATTAATATATCTGTGTAGCGGATTACCATAAAATCGACACCCCAGTCTTCGCGACCGCCTGTTCCATATCTAGCAGGATCAATATATTTTTTGTAGACTGGAAGTGTATAACTTCCTTTGTAAGTCCCGGAAGCAACCGTATAACTTGTTGCAATCCCCACAGTCTTTCTGTTATCATTAGCAGCAAACATGTTTAAGAAACCCGTTGAAATTGGTCTTGGCTCCAAAGCCCCTTGATTTGAACCTATTCCAACCGAAGCAAAATAAGGCTCATATCCTACTTCAACCATAAAATTTCCTCCAACCGAACCGGTTAAACTTTGTGTGTAAGGAATGGTAAGAACATTTTCTTTATTTGCAATACCCTC
The Flavobacterium flavigenum genome window above contains:
- a CDS encoding IS3 family transposase translates to MELRHLYDLDLLLNRTNMARSSFYYYEKQNKSVDKYQIIKEFIKSIYHKHKGRYGYRRITDELNNKGITINHKTVFRLMKLLGLKSIIRIKKYKSYKGEQGKIAPNILERNFKSEAPNKKWATDITEFNVSGKKLYLSPIIDLFNQNYQL
- a CDS encoding helix-turn-helix domain-containing protein, translated to MNRKVKFNYAFKLECVELVLKKHYSNVYVSRLKGLDESNIRKWVAFYKAYGKDGLLPRRNHNYTVDFKLKVLKAIKKESLSLRETSVKFNIADAAILLKWQKDFANFGVEALQPKPKGRPKSMSNFKRKKRKSDKPLSREEELLLEIEALRCENDLLKKLQALIQAEEAAKKRKP
- a CDS encoding SusC/RagA family TonB-linked outer membrane protein, coding for MKNRFSLLLAITVFVLLQVSGYAQNTTVKGVIKDASGLPVPGVNVLIKGTQKGTSSDLDGSYTINVSSGTTLVFSFIGFKTEEKIITQAGVYNIEMKELDNSLEEVVVVGYGVKKKKDLTGSIVSVSSEVINSRPVQNAVQAMQGKAAGVDITSNERPGTVGKVTIRAPRSISASNAPLYVVDGVPINGKPLSGALGQTIANSSDSNAGGIDFLNPTDIESIDVLKDASATAIYGSRGANGVIIVTTKKGKNGKFTLNYSTAVTTEEIHENAPMMSAGEYIEFRRWSRYYAAPTTTPKGDNPNPTNDANIFLASSDPSAWANILKGWSKDSNGKDVWDGSKVATTDWTKFVTRTGITQQHTIAVSGGTEKMKGYGSFGYTGSTGTLKGQSFKRYSGIANVDITPTNWFSMGANINTSYSVNEYGQSNIGRTSVNGTTGIYNSARQNLPYAVPYDSNGNRIDFPGGDNTIRTVVDEDKYSQDQRITLRAFGSFYGQVDIGKLIPALDGLKYRLNFGPDITSYRDGAYLDGKSSSTGGKSSASLIKAQTISYTLDNLLFYNKSFGKHDLGVTFLQSKTVYNYEDSQMAANDIKNPENKWNALTPANVTLSNYSSSLIESGLLSYMGRVTYGYNDKYLLTASGRFDGASQLAEGNKWDFFPSLSLAWNLNQESFLKDVSWINQLKLRAGFGITGNASVNPYDTQTRFTGIVYPLGSGLVNHPTLGNPDLGWEKTKQFNYGIDFSFINSRIAGSLEYYTSSTTDLILKATIPPVTGFKDTFKNVGETKGNGVELTLNTINVKAKDFEWSSNLSASYQESEVVKLQNGNDILSSLFIGESQNVVYGYASNGIWKPEDAAEMAKFNAFSATPVFTFGNARPVDQNGDYKIDANNDRVVIGSTNPKYIGGLTNTFRYKNFELSFFIYGKSGYIFNAGGENQGGKTSQRSINYYNDNNTNAEYQKPIYSTGTGDPFFTTLGYEDGTFLKMRNISFGYNFTEDMAAKAGVNKLRLYFQIMNPGMILTKTKWMDMDTQSTASNRGFTLGLNVEL